CAAAAAGAGCGTATTAGGCCGATGGTCTATTTGATAGCCCTGCGGTCTAGCCCTATTGTGCGAAAGAGAATTCTGCAATTAGGCTTGGTGTATGCCAGCATGATTTTGTTGCTCAGTTTTATCTTGAGTCTCTTGGTTGACTTTGAATTACTCCTGCCATTAATGACCAGCGATAAGTCCATCACACCCGAGGCGCTGCGTCAGATTTACTTAGTGCTTTTCTTTGGCGCCATCCTGTACATACCAGTAGCCATGTTGATGTGGTTCTCTCCGGTACTGGTTGCTTGGGCAGATATGCCCGTCCCTCAGGCCCTCTTCTCAAGCTGCTTGGCATGCTGGGCTAATAAAGCGGCATTCTTTTTGTATCTAGCTATTTGGAGTGCAATTCTGATTGCCATTCCACTGACAGTAGGAATGATTTTTGATGCGCTTGATCTGGGGCAAGCAGCCTCGTTCATCATCGCCCCTATTTCCATGGCGGGTTTGACGATCATGCACTGCTCTTTTTATGCAACTTGGAAAGCTTGCTTTACAGAAGATGAAGTGGTGTTACCTGTTTAATTGATTTATCAGTCAATCGCAGCAAGCTTCGCAATACTCAACTGTAGCCACTTGATGCCATGACGCTTGAAATTAACCTGCGCCCTTGCATCAGCATCTACACCCTCCAATCCAGTCACGCGTCCCTCACCGAACTTCGTATGAAAGACATTCTGCCCGATGGTGAATGGGTAATTTCCGCGAGGTGGGGAGGCTAGCCTTTTCACTTCCATAGAAGCTGAACCAACTCGCTTCGCCGGTCTTTGACGTTCGGAGCCCGAATCAAAAAAATCATTCGACTCATATTCGCGTTGACGGGTATAACCATCTTGCCATGTAGAGCCAGATCTTGAGCCACCGCCACCCCAGCGTGCATCTCTTGATTTAGGGGTGAGCCATTTCAATGAATCGGATGGGAGCTCTTCTAAGAAGCGGGAAGGCATGTTGTAGCGCAGTTGGCCATGCAACATCCGCGATTGAGTGTGTGAGAGATACAGGCGCTCCTTGGCACGTGTAATCGCCACATACATCAAGCGGCGCTCCTCCTCTAAGCCGTTTTGCTCATTCACACTGTTCTCATGCGGGAATAAACCCTCTTCAAGACCGGTGATGAATACTGAGGTGAACTCTAAGCCTTTGGCTGAGTGGACTGTCATTAACTGAACAGCATCTTGACCGGCTTGAGCTTGGTTATCGCCTGCCTCTAATGAAGCATGGGATAAAAAGGCCGCCAAAGGGGAAACTTCGACAACGCCAGGAGCATTCTCACCCGGCAACATTGCGGCGGCTGCATCTTGGCCATAACCCTCTTCAGCAATAAATGCAGTGGCTGCGTTAATCAATTCCTGTAAGTTCTCAACACGATCCTGTCCTTCACGCTCAGAGAGGTAGTGCTGAATCAAGCCGCTATGCTGAATTACGAATTCGACTGTTTCTGGCAAGGTATTGTGACGCGTAGCTTCACGCATGTGATCTACTAAACGCACAAATCCACTAAGTGCGGCGCCGGCTTTGCCCTCCAAAGTAGAGGCGGCTAGATATAAAGAACATTGCTGTGCTCTGGCAGCATCTTGCAAGGCCTCAATCGATCTCGCTCCAATTCCACGGGTTGGAAAATTTACCACTCGAGAGAATGAAGTGTCATCATTTGGATTCTCGAGCAAGCGCAAGTAAGCGAGCGCATGTTTAATTTCAGCGCGCTCAAAGAAGCGCAAACCGCCATATACACGATACGGAATACCCGCAGAAAATAATGCGTGCTCAATAATGCGTGACTGTGCGTTGCTACGATAGAGTAAAGCTACTTCGGTGCGCTTGATACCGCTATTGACTAACGCCTTGATCTCGTCCACCAGCCAGGCAGCTTCAGCATGATCGCTAGGCGCCTCATAAATGCGGACTGGCTCGCCATGACCAGCATCGGTTCGCAGGTTTTTACCAAGGCGCTCAGAGTTATTCGCAATGAGGTGATTTGCCGTATCCAGAATATGGCCGTGTGAGCGATAGTTCTGCTCCAACTTCACCATCAATGGGTGGTATTGCTTTTCATAAAGACGCATGTTTTCAACATCGGCGCCACGGAATGCATAAATACTTTGATCATCATCGCCTACCGCAAAAACGGAACTACTACCCATGCCACTGACATTGATGCGACTTGCGTCATGACCTGATAACAATTTAAGCCATGCATATTGCAAAGCATTGGTATCCTGAAACTCGTCAATCAAAATATGACGGAAGCGCTCTTGATAGTGGGTCCTAATCGCTTCGCTATGTTTGAGTAATTCATAGCTGCGCAATAAGAGTTCAGCAAAATCCACCACGCCTTCGCGTTGACATTGCTCATCGTAAGCCGCATACAGTTGCGCCATCTTGGCTTGGAAATCATCACCAAGCGCTAAATCTTTTGCTCGTTGACCGCGCTCCTTGGCGTGGGCAATAAAGTATTGCAATTGCTTTGCGGGATATTTTTCATCGTCAACCTTTAAACCCTTCAACAGGCGCTTAATTGCCGATAGTTGATCTTGGGTATCCAAGATTTGGAAGGTCGACGGTAAACCCGCCTCTTTGTGGTGAGCACGCAATAAACGGTTACAAAGGCCATGGAAGGTGCCAATCCACATCCCACGCGTATTAATCGGCAGCATGGCACTAAGACGAAGCATCATCTCTTTGGCGGCCTTATTAGTGAAGGTCACCGCTAGGACGCCAATAGGGGATACCTGGCCGGTCTGAATCAACCAGGCTATACGGGTGGTGAGGACGCGGGTCTTACCGCTCCCTGCCCCAGCCAAAATCAAGGCTGATTGGGCTTGGCCATTTTCGTGGACGGGCGGGAGGGTCACTGCCTCGCGCTGTTCTGGATTGAGGTTCGCGAGCAAGTCTGAGTACATCAGCCCAATTATAATTTGCCTCTTATGCCAAATGCCTCAAATACCCCTAATTCACCAGCGGCCAGCTCAGCGGACGAGCTCGCCAAATCCTACGAACCCGCCCCGATAGAGGCCTACTGGGGTCCAGAGTGGGAACGACGGGGTATCGCGGACTCCACCATGGATGAGGGCAAAGGTAATTTTTCTATTCAGCTTCCCCCACCCAACGTAACCGGCACCCTACATATGGGGCACGCTTTCAACCAAACCATCATGGATGGCTTGGTACGTCACGCTCGCATGACGGGCAAAAATACTTTATGGGTACCGGGCACAGATCATGCCGGCATTGCGACTCAAATTGTTGTGGAGCGCCAACTCGATGCTCAAAAAGTTTCTCGCCATGATTTGGGTCGTGAGAAGTTTTTAGAAAAAGTATGGGAGTGGAAAGAAACTTCCGGCAACACGATTACTCGTCAAATTCGTCGCCTTGGCGCATCGATTGATTGGGGCAAAGAATATTTCACAATGGACAGCAAGATGTCCAAGGCAGTTGTCGAAGTCTTTGTCCGCCTACATGAACAAGGTTTGATTTACCGCGGTAAGCGCTTGGTGAACTGGGACCCTGTTTTGGGTACAGCAGTTTCTGATTTAGAGGTAGTGAGCGAAGAAGAAGATGGATCAATGTGGCACATCCGCTATCCATTGACCGATGGCTCTGGCCACCTCACCGTTGCAACTACCCGTCCAGAAACCTTATTGGGTGACGTTGCCGTCATGGTGAACCCAGAAGACGAGCGCTATAAACACCTTATCGGTAAGTCAGTGAACTTACCTTTATGTGATCGTCAGATCCCCATCATTGCTGATGACTATGTTGATTTGAACTTTGGCACCGGTGTTGTGAAGGTAACCCCCGCGCATGACTTTAATGACTATGCAGTAGGTCAACGCCATCAACTAGCCATGATCAACATCCTCACTTTGGATGCCAAGATTAATGAGAATGCTCCAGCCGCCTATCAAGGCATGGAAAGATTCGCAGCACGTAAGCAAGTAGTTTCTGATTTAGAGGCTGCTGGTTTATTGGATAAAGTTCAGCCACATAAATTAATGGTGCCACGCGGTGATCGCACCCAAACCATCATTGAACCCATGCTCACTGACCAATGGTTTGTGGCGATGTCCAAACCCAGTCCCGATAACAAGTACCAACCCGGCTCATCGATTGCTGGTGCTGCCTTAGATGCGGTAACTAAGGGTGATATCAAGCTCGTTCCAGAAAACTGGATTAACACCTATACCCAGTGGTTAGAAAACATTCAAGACTGGTGTATCTCCCGTCAACTCTGGTGGGGCCATCAAATCCCCGCTTGGTATGGCGATGATGAGCAAATTTTTGTCGGGCGCTCTGAAGAAGAAGCTAAAGCGAAAGCTGCTGCGGCTGGTTACAGCGGCAAACTCAACCGTGACCCTGACGTTCTGGATACCTGGTTCAGCTCTGCCCTCGTACCATTCAGCTCTTTAGGCTGGCCCGAAGAAACGCCTGCATTAAATCACTTCTTACCTTCATCCGTTTTGGTGACCGGTTTTGACATCATCTTCTTCTGGGTGGCGCGCATGGTCATGATGACCTGCCACTTCACTGGAAAAGTACCGTTCCACACCGTCTATGTTCACGGTCTAGTGCGTGATGCGGAAGGTCAGAAGATGAGCAAGTCCAAAGGTAACACTTTGGACCCAATTGATTTGATTGACGGTATCAAAATTGAAGAGCTAGTAGGCAAGCGAACTACTGGCCTCATGAATCCAAAACAGGCTGAGAGCATTAGCAAGAAAACGAAGAAAGAGTTTCCGGATGGCATTCCTGCGTTCGGCACTGATGCCCTACGTTTTACTTTTGCCTCCCTGGCTTCGCTGGGTCGCAATATTAACTTTGATCAGAAGCGCTGCGAAGGCTATCGCAATTTCTGCAACAAACTCTGGAACGCCACTCGCTTTGTACTCATGAACTGCCCTGGTGGCGATGAAGACAATGGCTTCGCCCCTTGTGACAACCAGTGCGGCCCTGATGGCTATTTGGATTTTTCCCCAGCCGATCGTTGGATCGTTTCTCAACTACAAAGGACTGAAGCCGAGGTAGCTAAAGGCTTTGAGGCTTATCGCTTTGACAATATTGCCAGCAGCATTTACCAATTTGTTTGGGATGAGTATTGCGATTGGTATCTAGAGCTTGCTAAAGTGCAGTTGCAGACTGGTACACCAGCGCAACAACGTGCAACCCGCCGCACCCTATTGCGTGTTTTGGAAACCATTCTGCGCATGGCGCATCCTTTAATTCCATTTATTACCGAAACGCTTTGGCAGACTGTTGGCCCTAAATCTGGAAAAGTTTTAGCCCAGCAAGAAAAACAAACTATTGCTCTTCAGCCTTACCCCATTGCTCAGCCTGAAAAGATTGATGAGAAGAGTGAAGCCTGGGTTGCGCAGATCAAAGCGATTGTGGATGCCTGCAGAAATCTTCGCGGCGAGATGCAAGTTCCTCCCGGTCAAAAAGTGCCACTCTGGATCTGCGGTCCAAAAGGGTTCCTGGAAAAAGCCACCCCCTATCTCATGGCGCTTGCTAAATTAGCCGAGGTCAAAATCTATAGCGATGAATCTTCTTTAGAAAAAGATGCTCCAGGCGCGCCGATTGCTTTGGTGGGCGATATCAAGCTCTTACTTAAGATTGAGGTGGATGTTGGCGCCGAACGAATCCGTCTAGGGAAGGAAATTGAGCGCTTAGCCAATGAAATCAATAAAGCCAAGGGCAAATTGACCAATGAAAGCTTCGTGGCTCGCGCGCCAGCTGAGGTTGTTGCCCAAGAGAAACAACGCCTTGCTGGCTTTGAGCAAAATCATGAGAAGCTTGTTGCACAATTAGAGCGTCTTAAATAAAAACGGTAAGAACGGACCACCCATGTCAATCCATTTCGGCTCTAAAAAAGTAACTAAGGCTGTATTTCCCGTTGCCGGATTTGGTACGCGCTTTTTGCCTGCTACTAAAGCCAGCCCAAAAGAAATGCTCAATGTGGTGGACAAGCCGCTGATTCAGTACGCAGTAGATGAGGCAGTTGCGGCCGGCATTACAGAGCTCATTTTCGTTACGGGCCGCAGCAAACGCGCGATTGAAGATCACTTTGATAAAGCCTACGAGCTAGAGGCAGCTCTTGAAGCGAAGAACAAACAGGACCTCCTCCAACTTGTTCGCAGTGTTAAACCCGACAATGTGGACTGCATCTACATTAGGCAAGCCGAACCATTAGGCTTAGGTCATGCAGTTCTCTGCGCCGCACGGGTAGTGGGTGACGAGCCGTTTGCAGTGATCTTAGCTGATGACCTTTTGGATGGTCAGCCGCCAGTACTCTCACAAATGCTCAAAGTATATGAAGAGCAAGCAGGATCGGTATTGGCAGTAGAAAAAATCGACCCCGCCAAAAGTAGCTCATATGGAATTGTCTCGGGGGATGAAGTGAGCAGAGGTATTTATCGACTCAATGGCATTGTCGAGAAACCGAAGCCAATAGATGCGCCTTCTGACCTCGCGGTAGTTGGGCGCTATGTGCTCTCAGCAAAGATTTTTGATCACATTCGTAATGTGAAGCCTGGCGCCGGCGGAGAAATTCAACTCACCGATGCAATTGCTGCATTACTAAAAGAAGAGCCTGTATTCGCCTACGAATATGATGGCGTTCGCTATGATTGCGGTAGTAAGTTGGGCTACCTCAAGGCTTCTGTAGATTTTGCCCTACGACACAAAGAAGTTGGCGAAGAATTCGCTGAATATTTAAGAGGCTGGTCTTTAAAGTAGCCCTCCGGGGTTAGATACGCAAAAGGCAGAGAATCTCTGCCTTTTTGTTTGATCCCTTACCAAGAAATATGAACGCCAGACTATTTCTTATCTTCGCTTCATAAAGAAAACCAGTACATCACCTTCACTGGTGCTTGCAAGCAACTCATTACCAGTTTGCTTAGCAAACGCAGGGAAGTCATGGGCGGCCCCCGCATCAGTTGCCTTAATCTTTAGGACTTCGCCTGACTGCATTGTTGCTAATGCTTTTTTAGTACGCAAGATAGGCAATGGGCAGTTCATGCCAATCGCATCTACTTCTGCATTAAAGGCAATATTCACTGATTCACTCATTTGCTTGCTATCCAGTCTTTAACGCCAGCTAAAGCCGCGCCCAACTTACTAGGATCGGTTCCACCAGCCATCGCCATCTCTGGCTTACC
This region of Polynucleobacter sp. JS-JIR-II-50 genomic DNA includes:
- a CDS encoding sulfurtransferase TusA family protein — translated: MSESVNIAFNAEVDAIGMNCPLPILRTKKALATMQSGEVLKIKATDAGAAHDFPAFAKQTGNELLASTSEGDVLVFFMKRR
- a CDS encoding BPSS1780 family membrane protein; the encoded protein is MKLNSVAPKEGYTWIRQGIWLFKQNPLGFLMLVFMYVFAAQLAVIVPVIGVFAVLLLTPTLSVGFMTACRQGIQKERIRPMVYLIALRSSPIVRKRILQLGLVYASMILLLSFILSLLVDFELLLPLMTSDKSITPEALRQIYLVLFFGAILYIPVAMLMWFSPVLVAWADMPVPQALFSSCLACWANKAAFFLYLAIWSAILIAIPLTVGMIFDALDLGQAASFIIAPISMAGLTIMHCSFYATWKACFTEDEVVLPV
- a CDS encoding valine--tRNA ligase, with translation MPNASNTPNSPAASSADELAKSYEPAPIEAYWGPEWERRGIADSTMDEGKGNFSIQLPPPNVTGTLHMGHAFNQTIMDGLVRHARMTGKNTLWVPGTDHAGIATQIVVERQLDAQKVSRHDLGREKFLEKVWEWKETSGNTITRQIRRLGASIDWGKEYFTMDSKMSKAVVEVFVRLHEQGLIYRGKRLVNWDPVLGTAVSDLEVVSEEEDGSMWHIRYPLTDGSGHLTVATTRPETLLGDVAVMVNPEDERYKHLIGKSVNLPLCDRQIPIIADDYVDLNFGTGVVKVTPAHDFNDYAVGQRHQLAMINILTLDAKINENAPAAYQGMERFAARKQVVSDLEAAGLLDKVQPHKLMVPRGDRTQTIIEPMLTDQWFVAMSKPSPDNKYQPGSSIAGAALDAVTKGDIKLVPENWINTYTQWLENIQDWCISRQLWWGHQIPAWYGDDEQIFVGRSEEEAKAKAAAAGYSGKLNRDPDVLDTWFSSALVPFSSLGWPEETPALNHFLPSSVLVTGFDIIFFWVARMVMMTCHFTGKVPFHTVYVHGLVRDAEGQKMSKSKGNTLDPIDLIDGIKIEELVGKRTTGLMNPKQAESISKKTKKEFPDGIPAFGTDALRFTFASLASLGRNINFDQKRCEGYRNFCNKLWNATRFVLMNCPGGDEDNGFAPCDNQCGPDGYLDFSPADRWIVSQLQRTEAEVAKGFEAYRFDNIASSIYQFVWDEYCDWYLELAKVQLQTGTPAQQRATRRTLLRVLETILRMAHPLIPFITETLWQTVGPKSGKVLAQQEKQTIALQPYPIAQPEKIDEKSEAWVAQIKAIVDACRNLRGEMQVPPGQKVPLWICGPKGFLEKATPYLMALAKLAEVKIYSDESSLEKDAPGAPIALVGDIKLLLKIEVDVGAERIRLGKEIERLANEINKAKGKLTNESFVARAPAEVVAQEKQRLAGFEQNHEKLVAQLERLK
- a CDS encoding UvrD-helicase domain-containing protein; translation: MYSDLLANLNPEQREAVTLPPVHENGQAQSALILAGAGSGKTRVLTTRIAWLIQTGQVSPIGVLAVTFTNKAAKEMMLRLSAMLPINTRGMWIGTFHGLCNRLLRAHHKEAGLPSTFQILDTQDQLSAIKRLLKGLKVDDEKYPAKQLQYFIAHAKERGQRAKDLALGDDFQAKMAQLYAAYDEQCQREGVVDFAELLLRSYELLKHSEAIRTHYQERFRHILIDEFQDTNALQYAWLKLLSGHDASRINVSGMGSSSVFAVGDDDQSIYAFRGADVENMRLYEKQYHPLMVKLEQNYRSHGHILDTANHLIANNSERLGKNLRTDAGHGEPVRIYEAPSDHAEAAWLVDEIKALVNSGIKRTEVALLYRSNAQSRIIEHALFSAGIPYRVYGGLRFFERAEIKHALAYLRLLENPNDDTSFSRVVNFPTRGIGARSIEALQDAARAQQCSLYLAASTLEGKAGAALSGFVRLVDHMREATRHNTLPETVEFVIQHSGLIQHYLSEREGQDRVENLQELINAATAFIAEEGYGQDAAAAMLPGENAPGVVEVSPLAAFLSHASLEAGDNQAQAGQDAVQLMTVHSAKGLEFTSVFITGLEEGLFPHENSVNEQNGLEEERRLMYVAITRAKERLYLSHTQSRMLHGQLRYNMPSRFLEELPSDSLKWLTPKSRDARWGGGGSRSGSTWQDGYTRQREYESNDFFDSGSERQRPAKRVGSASMEVKRLASPPRGNYPFTIGQNVFHTKFGEGRVTGLEGVDADARAQVNFKRHGIKWLQLSIAKLAAID
- the galU gene encoding UTP--glucose-1-phosphate uridylyltransferase GalU, translated to MSIHFGSKKVTKAVFPVAGFGTRFLPATKASPKEMLNVVDKPLIQYAVDEAVAAGITELIFVTGRSKRAIEDHFDKAYELEAALEAKNKQDLLQLVRSVKPDNVDCIYIRQAEPLGLGHAVLCAARVVGDEPFAVILADDLLDGQPPVLSQMLKVYEEQAGSVLAVEKIDPAKSSSYGIVSGDEVSRGIYRLNGIVEKPKPIDAPSDLAVVGRYVLSAKIFDHIRNVKPGAGGEIQLTDAIAALLKEEPVFAYEYDGVRYDCGSKLGYLKASVDFALRHKEVGEEFAEYLRGWSLK